The Nitrospirales bacterium genome includes a window with the following:
- the uvrA gene encoding excinuclease ABC subunit UvrA: protein MSQNIQIKGAREHNLKNLDLEIPRDQFVVITGLSGSGKSSLAFDTIYAEGQRRYVESLSAYARQFLEQMGKPDVDSIEGLSPAISIEQKNTSRNPRSTVGTVTEIYDYFRLLFARIGRPFCYQCGDPITAQTVQQMVESMQSLPVGTKCQILAPIVRGRKGEYKKELLQARRAGYIRARIDGEMTELSSNLTLKKQQKHTIEIVVDRVIMKADQAFSRRLAESIEGALKLSDGLVGLLTDDNHPTLYSEHSACIRCGISYPEITPRIFSFNSPQGACPACDGIGVHLPQGCPSYDDATQHSPCEACDGARLKPESLAIKIAEHSIADVTKLSIQDAASFVNTLSLNDRERIIGQRILKEIRERLDFLRNVGLEYLTLDRSAGTLSGGEGQRIRLATQIGSGLVGVLYILDEPSIGLHQRDNQRLLNTLLRLRDMGNTVVVVEHDADTMLNADHLVDLGPGAGIEGGHLIAEGPPNVIMKHPQSLTGQYLRGTQRVGLPPRHRSAKGLLTVVGAQKFNLQNITVNFPLGLLTCVTGVSGSGKSTLVVEVLYHSLSQILYQKKPRMDGCSRLNGANALDKVIDIDQSPIGRTPRSNPATYTGLFGFIRDLFANLPESRVRGYKPGRYSFNVKGGRCEACQGDGLIKIEMHFLPDVYVTCEACKGKRYNRETLDILYKGNTIADILDMTVAEALEFFDAFPSIRGKLQTLADVGLHYIKLGQSATTLSGGEAQRVKLSKELSKRATGRTLYILDEPTTGLHFADIQKLLEVLDRLVESGNTVLIIEHNLDVIRNADWVIDLGPEGGHHGGHIVAEGPPSQIMKAPESWTGKALMDELHPATA from the coding sequence ATGAGCCAGAATATTCAGATCAAGGGTGCACGCGAGCACAACCTCAAAAACCTGGACCTCGAGATTCCACGTGATCAGTTCGTCGTGATCACCGGGTTGAGTGGCTCGGGAAAGTCCTCGCTCGCATTCGACACGATTTATGCGGAAGGGCAGCGTCGATACGTGGAGTCGTTGTCAGCCTATGCTCGCCAATTCCTGGAGCAAATGGGAAAACCGGACGTCGACTCGATCGAGGGGCTCTCGCCCGCCATTTCCATTGAACAGAAGAACACCAGCCGAAACCCCCGTTCCACTGTTGGAACCGTCACTGAAATCTATGATTACTTTCGTCTCCTTTTTGCTCGCATAGGTCGTCCATTTTGCTATCAGTGCGGTGACCCTATCACCGCCCAAACCGTGCAACAGATGGTCGAGTCTATGCAATCCTTACCGGTCGGCACCAAATGTCAAATTTTAGCGCCGATCGTCCGAGGCAGAAAAGGCGAGTACAAAAAAGAGCTCCTACAAGCCCGTCGAGCCGGCTACATTCGGGCACGCATTGATGGAGAGATGACAGAACTTTCTTCAAATCTCACGCTTAAAAAACAGCAGAAACATACGATTGAAATCGTCGTTGACCGTGTAATCATGAAGGCTGATCAGGCATTTTCCCGGCGATTAGCCGAGTCCATTGAAGGCGCGCTCAAGTTGTCTGATGGGTTGGTGGGGCTGCTCACGGACGATAATCATCCGACTCTATACAGTGAACATTCCGCTTGTATTCGTTGTGGCATCAGTTATCCGGAAATCACTCCAAGAATTTTTTCATTCAATAGCCCACAGGGAGCTTGCCCTGCCTGCGATGGAATTGGAGTGCATCTTCCGCAAGGTTGCCCGAGCTATGATGACGCCACGCAACATTCTCCTTGCGAAGCTTGCGATGGAGCCCGACTCAAACCAGAAAGTTTAGCCATCAAGATTGCCGAACACTCCATCGCGGACGTGACGAAACTCTCGATTCAAGACGCGGCTTCATTCGTCAACACGCTGTCTTTGAACGACCGCGAGCGCATCATTGGACAACGAATTCTCAAAGAAATTCGGGAACGATTGGATTTTTTAAGAAATGTCGGCCTGGAATACCTGACGCTTGACCGGTCAGCCGGTACGCTTTCGGGAGGAGAAGGGCAACGGATTCGTCTCGCTACGCAAATCGGTTCTGGACTCGTCGGGGTGTTGTACATCCTCGATGAACCCAGTATCGGCCTTCATCAACGGGATAACCAGCGACTACTGAACACATTGCTCCGACTTCGAGACATGGGAAACACCGTCGTCGTTGTCGAACACGATGCCGACACCATGTTGAATGCCGATCACCTCGTAGACCTGGGGCCCGGCGCCGGAATCGAAGGCGGGCATCTCATCGCCGAAGGCCCGCCAAACGTCATCATGAAACATCCCCAGTCCTTAACCGGCCAATATTTGCGAGGGACTCAGCGTGTTGGCCTTCCCCCCCGTCATCGCTCTGCCAAAGGCCTGCTGACGGTCGTAGGAGCCCAAAAATTCAACTTACAAAACATCACCGTTAATTTCCCCCTAGGACTTTTAACATGTGTAACAGGCGTTTCGGGCTCCGGCAAAAGCACCTTGGTCGTCGAAGTCCTCTATCACAGTCTGTCTCAGATTTTATACCAAAAAAAACCACGAATGGATGGATGTTCACGACTCAACGGAGCCAACGCGCTCGATAAAGTCATCGATATCGATCAATCCCCGATCGGAAGGACGCCACGCTCAAACCCCGCCACGTATACCGGACTGTTTGGTTTTATCCGCGATTTATTCGCGAATCTACCAGAATCCAGGGTCCGTGGGTACAAACCGGGGCGATACAGCTTTAACGTCAAAGGTGGACGATGTGAAGCCTGTCAGGGAGATGGGTTGATCAAGATCGAAATGCACTTTTTACCCGACGTCTATGTTACGTGCGAAGCCTGCAAAGGCAAGCGGTACAACCGAGAGACGCTGGATATATTGTACAAGGGCAACACGATCGCCGACATCCTGGACATGACGGTCGCTGAAGCCCTGGAGTTTTTCGACGCTTTTCCCTCCATCCGAGGGAAGCTACAAACGTTGGCCGATGTCGGGTTGCATTACATTAAACTCGGTCAATCGGCCACAACACTCTCAGGCGGAGAGGCTCAGCGCGTGAAGTTGTCGAAGGAGCTCTCCAAACGGGCAACGGGGCGGACCCTGTATATTCTTGATGAACCGACGACTGGATTACATTTTGCGGACATTCAAAAACTCCTGGAAGTCCTCGATCGATTGGTCGAATCGGGCAATACCGTCCTCATCATCGAACATAATCTGGACGTCATTCGAAACGCGGATTGGGTGATCGATCTCGGTCCGGAAGGCGGCCACCATGGAGGCCATATTGTCGCAGAAGGCCCTCCATCTCAAATCATGAAGGCCCCTGAGAGTTGGACTGGAAAAGCCCTGATGGACGAACTGCATCCTGCGACCGCTTAG
- the ruvB gene encoding Holliday junction branch migration DNA helicase RuvB, whose translation MNDRLLSNLEHTEEQSLEGALRPKRLGEYIGQPRMKESLRICIEAATRRGEALDHAIFYGPPGLGKTTIAHVIANEMGGNIRSTSGLVLAHAGDLAAILANLQPNDVLFIDEIHRLPPAVEEALYPAMEDFQMDLVIGQGPSIRTMKLDLPPFTLIGATTRAGSLTSPLRDRFGLVYRLDFYSAAELQLIVTRTAGLLDLEIYPEAANEVARRSRGTPRIANRLIKRARDFAQVEAQGVLTRDVAEKALAWLGVDAAGFDDMDRQILLTIIEKFNGGPVGIDALSASVQEEKSTIEDVYEPFLIQSGYLARTARGRQVTTLAREHFGRSAGLFSSSDGKA comes from the coding sequence ATGAATGACCGGCTCCTCTCAAATCTAGAACATACAGAAGAACAAAGTCTCGAGGGGGCATTGCGGCCGAAGCGCTTGGGCGAGTATATCGGCCAGCCACGCATGAAAGAGTCCCTGCGAATCTGTATCGAGGCGGCCACCCGGCGAGGAGAAGCCCTTGATCACGCTATATTTTATGGCCCGCCAGGATTGGGAAAGACCACCATCGCCCATGTTATCGCCAATGAAATGGGAGGAAATATCCGTTCCACTTCTGGCCTGGTTCTGGCGCATGCGGGAGACTTGGCGGCTATCTTGGCTAATCTTCAGCCTAACGATGTTCTCTTTATCGACGAAATTCACCGTCTTCCTCCAGCCGTCGAAGAAGCTTTGTACCCTGCCATGGAAGATTTTCAGATGGACCTGGTGATCGGCCAAGGGCCATCGATCCGAACGATGAAACTGGACCTTCCCCCGTTCACGCTCATCGGGGCGACGACCCGGGCTGGATCGCTGACTTCCCCTCTTCGTGACCGGTTTGGATTGGTGTACCGGCTTGACTTTTATTCGGCGGCGGAACTGCAACTCATCGTGACGCGAACAGCCGGGCTGCTTGACCTGGAGATTTATCCAGAAGCGGCGAATGAAGTGGCGCGGCGATCAAGGGGAACGCCTCGAATCGCGAATCGACTGATCAAACGGGCGCGGGATTTCGCCCAGGTGGAGGCGCAGGGAGTGCTTACTCGAGACGTTGCGGAAAAAGCCTTGGCTTGGCTCGGGGTTGATGCCGCAGGTTTCGATGATATGGACCGTCAAATTTTATTGACGATCATCGAAAAATTTAACGGAGGGCCTGTTGGAATCGACGCCCTTTCAGCTTCGGTTCAGGAAGAGAAGAGCACGATCGAGGATGTGTACGAACCATTCTTGATTCAATCCGGTTACCTTGCTCGAACCGCTCGGGGTCGGCAAGTCACAACACTGGCGAGAGAACATTTTGGGCGGTCTGCCGGCCTGTTTTCATCATCTGACGGAAAAGCATAA
- a CDS encoding heme-binding protein produces the protein MNGKNRVTICGLLTWLVGSLLAPSWLIAGPQDHVDVPLPLSLSQKAAAAALVECEAKGYRVSVAVVDQGGNLKVLIRGDGAGPHTQDSSFKKAYTSASIGRSTNELAALITKIPSLQALRDMNDNILILGGGLPIRLGETVVGGIGVGGAPGADLDENCAKAGLTALQHDMKDISKHK, from the coding sequence ATGAACGGCAAAAATAGGGTCACAATCTGTGGTTTGTTGACTTGGCTCGTGGGTAGCCTGCTGGCTCCCTCTTGGCTCATAGCAGGGCCCCAAGATCACGTTGATGTTCCGTTGCCTTTATCGCTCTCTCAAAAGGCTGCCGCTGCAGCCCTGGTCGAGTGTGAAGCAAAGGGCTACAGAGTCAGCGTCGCCGTGGTGGATCAAGGTGGGAACTTGAAGGTGCTGATCAGGGGCGATGGTGCTGGCCCCCACACCCAAGACAGCAGTTTTAAAAAGGCGTACACATCGGCAAGCATCGGACGATCCACGAATGAACTGGCAGCATTGATCACGAAGATACCGTCACTTCAAGCACTCCGTGACATGAACGACAATATCCTGATCCTGGGCGGTGGATTACCGATACGATTGGGGGAAACCGTGGTGGGCGGCATAGGCGTCGGTGGAGCTCCAGGGGCTGACTTAGATGAGAATTGCGCCAAGGCCGGACTCACCGCCCTGCAACACGATATGAAGGATATCTCGAAACATAAATAA
- a CDS encoding cation:proton antiporter yields MPDHSILQDVLIIFSVSVGVVFLFQKARLPSIAGFLVAGTLVGPYGLNLISDHEQIEVLAEIGVILLLFTIGIEFSLAQLKASRRILLISGPLQILGVVVCVAIGGMIIGLSVRETVFWGMLLSLSSTAIVLKALGERGEMDTHHGRSTVGVLLFQDLAVVPMILITPLLGNVEGGNIGSIGFILAKSAAVVMAIVVAARLLTPPLLEHIVRTKNRELFLLTIIVLGLGTAWLTSLTGLSLALGAFLAGLLISESKYSHQALAEVLPFRDSFNSLFFVSIGMLIDLRVLATHPALILTLITLVLIGKFLTGAGASLAAGAPLRSGILTGVALAQVGEFAFILAQEGQQAHLLEAQTYNIFLSVCVLSMIITPFLIQWAPRLAKRAEALQRIHHWFGYRGSTETSHMPHLKIRDHVIIVGYGLNGRNLARVLLDIEIPYLVLDIDADTVQTANQKGIPIQYGDATNPTVLKHGRIEDARAIVIAVSDPFAVRRIVQLSRELNPNLHIVVRTRYIKELPELHDLGANEVVPEEFETSIEIFTLVLQCYNIPKPVIFQKAEEIRREGYALLRREELPALAHRFRKGVFADVEVETWRIDGDSPIIEQTFATVGIQRKTGAVVVALTRDGVTRSKPSSEEIFEVGDILVLLGSRDQIHHAIALISDKKSL; encoded by the coding sequence ATGCCAGACCATTCGATACTTCAAGATGTCCTGATCATTTTCTCCGTCTCGGTTGGTGTCGTGTTTTTGTTCCAAAAAGCCCGACTGCCATCCATCGCCGGATTTTTGGTCGCGGGAACCCTCGTGGGGCCATATGGCTTGAATTTAATCTCAGACCACGAGCAAATCGAAGTTCTCGCAGAAATCGGAGTCATCCTTCTCCTCTTTACCATCGGCATTGAGTTCTCACTCGCTCAACTCAAAGCCTCACGTCGTATATTGCTCATCAGTGGACCGCTTCAAATTCTTGGCGTCGTGGTCTGTGTGGCCATAGGCGGCATGATTATCGGTCTTTCCGTTCGTGAAACGGTGTTTTGGGGAATGCTCCTCTCCTTGAGCAGTACGGCCATTGTCCTCAAAGCCCTGGGAGAGCGCGGAGAAATGGACACTCACCATGGTCGATCCACGGTCGGGGTATTACTGTTTCAAGATCTTGCCGTCGTTCCCATGATTTTAATCACTCCCCTGCTAGGAAACGTCGAGGGCGGGAACATCGGTTCTATCGGATTCATTCTGGCCAAGTCTGCGGCCGTCGTCATGGCGATCGTGGTGGCCGCTCGCCTGCTGACTCCACCATTATTAGAGCATATCGTACGGACCAAGAACCGGGAACTCTTCCTCCTTACGATTATCGTCCTGGGCCTGGGAACCGCGTGGCTCACCTCGCTCACCGGTCTTTCTTTAGCCTTAGGAGCGTTTCTTGCGGGCTTGCTGATTTCCGAATCCAAATACAGCCATCAGGCCTTAGCGGAAGTCCTTCCGTTTCGGGACAGTTTCAACAGCTTATTTTTCGTCTCGATCGGCATGTTGATCGACCTACGAGTGTTGGCGACTCATCCTGCACTCATCCTGACTCTTATCACGCTTGTATTGATCGGAAAGTTTTTGACAGGGGCCGGAGCATCTCTTGCTGCAGGAGCCCCGTTACGCTCGGGGATTTTAACGGGAGTAGCGCTCGCGCAGGTGGGAGAGTTTGCCTTTATTCTTGCGCAAGAAGGACAACAGGCTCATCTTCTTGAAGCACAAACCTATAATATTTTTCTCTCGGTCTGCGTCCTGTCCATGATCATTACTCCCTTCCTCATTCAATGGGCCCCTAGACTCGCCAAACGTGCGGAGGCCCTCCAACGGATTCATCATTGGTTTGGGTACCGAGGATCGACTGAAACTTCTCACATGCCGCATTTGAAAATCCGGGATCATGTCATCATCGTCGGGTATGGACTCAATGGCCGTAATCTTGCCCGCGTACTCCTCGATATAGAAATCCCGTACCTGGTCCTGGACATCGACGCCGATACCGTTCAAACAGCCAACCAAAAAGGCATTCCCATTCAGTACGGGGATGCCACCAATCCGACAGTCTTAAAACACGGGCGCATTGAAGATGCCCGAGCGATCGTGATCGCGGTCTCGGACCCGTTCGCTGTTCGACGAATCGTCCAGCTCTCACGTGAACTCAACCCAAACCTTCATATTGTCGTGCGCACGCGATACATTAAAGAATTGCCGGAACTCCATGATTTAGGCGCGAATGAAGTCGTCCCAGAAGAATTTGAAACGTCCATTGAAATATTCACGCTGGTGCTTCAGTGTTACAATATTCCCAAGCCTGTGATCTTTCAAAAAGCTGAGGAAATTCGACGTGAAGGTTATGCGCTGTTACGCCGAGAAGAACTGCCAGCCTTGGCCCATCGTTTCCGCAAAGGGGTGTTTGCCGATGTCGAGGTTGAGACATGGAGGATCGACGGTGATTCACCCATCATTGAGCAAACGTTCGCAACTGTGGGAATACAACGCAAGACCGGGGCCGTCGTAGTAGCCTTGACCCGAGATGGAGTCACCCGTTCCAAACCATCGAGTGAGGAAATCTTTGAAGTTGGTGACATTCTGGTCCTGCTCGGCTCTCGAGATCAGATTCATCATGCCATTGCGCTGATTTCTGATAAAAAATCCCTTTAA
- the leuD gene encoding 3-isopropylmalate dehydratase small subunit, whose amino-acid sequence MQPFTTHSGVVAPLNRVNVDTDQIIPKQYLKTIHRTGLKEGLFADWRETPDGTPDPEFFSNQPMYQSATILLTGENFGCGSSREHAPWALLDYGFRCLLAPSFADIFYNNCFQNGILPVVLQPQEIHMLFTREQEHSPYSLTVDLQQQAVILPEGERLSFTIDPFRKDCLIQGLDAIGLTLQKEEAIQAYEVRRLKESPWLFQDLA is encoded by the coding sequence ATGCAACCTTTTACTACTCATTCGGGCGTCGTGGCTCCACTCAATCGAGTGAATGTCGACACGGACCAAATCATCCCGAAACAATATTTGAAAACCATTCATCGAACCGGCTTAAAAGAAGGGCTCTTCGCAGATTGGCGAGAAACGCCGGACGGAACGCCGGACCCTGAGTTTTTCAGCAATCAACCCATGTACCAAAGTGCCACGATTCTATTAACTGGCGAAAACTTTGGATGCGGATCTTCACGCGAACATGCACCATGGGCACTCTTGGATTACGGATTCCGCTGTCTGCTCGCTCCCAGTTTCGCGGACATTTTTTACAATAATTGTTTTCAAAACGGAATTTTGCCGGTCGTCTTACAACCCCAAGAAATTCACATGCTCTTTACACGAGAACAAGAGCATAGCCCCTACTCGCTGACCGTTGACCTTCAACAACAAGCCGTCATCCTGCCTGAAGGCGAACGCCTTTCATTCACGATTGACCCCTTTCGAAAAGATTGCCTCATCCAAGGGCTTGATGCGATCGGACTCACCTTACAAAAAGAAGAGGCCATCCAGGCCTACGAAGTGCGCCGCCTCAAAGAATCGCCTTGGCTCTTTCAGGACTTGGCATGA
- the leuC gene encoding 3-isopropylmalate dehydratase large subunit has protein sequence MPAKTLFQKIWDQHVVHEDADGTTLLYIDRHLVHEVTSPQAFEGLRMSNRQPRRPAASLAVPDHNIPTTDRRLGIVDPMSARQVETLTDNCHEFGITLFDMNDIRQGIVHVIGPEQGLTLPGMTIVCGDSHTSTHGAFGALAFGIGTSEVEHVLATQCLVQKKPKTMEVRVNGTLADCCSPKDVILAIIGKIGIGGGTGHVIEYTGSVIRSFSMEGRMTLCNMSIEGGARAGLVAPDDKTISYIQGRPLAPHGKLLDQAIEDWKSLATDTGAHYDQVIEMEGERIAPQVTWGTNPGMVAGIDETVPDPQNQPDEKSRHATEKALAYMDLKPGTPIQEISINRVFIGSCTNSRIEDLRIAAKYFNGKRVAKGVHAMVVPGSGLVKQQAEEEGLDRIFLEAGAEWREAGCSMCLAMNADVLKPGERCASTSNRNFEGRQGKGSRTHLVSPAMAAVAAIEGHFTDIRQWS, from the coding sequence ATGCCTGCGAAAACACTATTTCAAAAAATTTGGGATCAGCATGTAGTTCATGAAGATGCCGACGGAACAACCTTACTCTATATTGATCGCCATCTCGTCCATGAAGTCACTTCCCCTCAAGCCTTTGAAGGGCTACGAATGTCGAACCGTCAGCCTCGACGTCCCGCAGCCTCGCTAGCGGTTCCGGATCATAATATTCCGACCACTGACCGGCGCTTAGGTATCGTCGACCCGATGAGTGCCAGGCAAGTTGAGACCCTGACGGACAATTGTCACGAATTTGGCATCACCCTGTTTGACATGAATGATATTCGACAAGGCATCGTTCATGTTATCGGCCCCGAGCAAGGATTGACCCTGCCTGGAATGACGATTGTTTGTGGTGATTCCCATACTTCAACACATGGCGCATTCGGCGCTTTAGCGTTCGGCATCGGGACGTCTGAAGTCGAACATGTGTTGGCGACTCAATGCCTTGTCCAAAAAAAACCCAAGACCATGGAAGTTCGAGTCAATGGAACATTGGCAGACTGCTGTTCACCCAAGGACGTGATCTTGGCCATCATTGGCAAGATTGGGATCGGTGGCGGCACTGGCCATGTCATTGAATATACAGGGTCTGTGATCCGGTCATTCTCCATGGAAGGACGCATGACGCTGTGCAATATGTCCATCGAAGGCGGGGCACGAGCCGGGCTTGTGGCTCCGGACGATAAGACGATTTCCTACATTCAAGGAAGGCCCCTGGCGCCCCACGGGAAACTGCTCGATCAGGCGATCGAAGACTGGAAGTCCCTGGCGACTGATACGGGAGCTCACTATGACCAGGTTATCGAAATGGAAGGCGAACGCATCGCGCCGCAAGTCACATGGGGAACCAACCCTGGTATGGTTGCCGGTATCGATGAAACAGTTCCCGACCCTCAGAACCAGCCCGATGAAAAGTCTCGACATGCGACGGAAAAAGCCCTGGCCTACATGGATCTTAAACCCGGCACCCCAATTCAGGAGATCTCGATCAACCGTGTGTTCATCGGTTCATGCACCAATTCACGAATCGAGGATCTTCGAATTGCCGCGAAATACTTCAACGGAAAACGAGTGGCCAAGGGTGTGCACGCCATGGTTGTTCCAGGCTCGGGGTTGGTCAAACAACAGGCGGAAGAAGAAGGCCTTGATCGAATATTCCTTGAAGCGGGTGCAGAATGGCGTGAAGCTGGTTGCAGTATGTGTCTTGCGATGAATGCCGATGTTCTCAAGCCCGGTGAACGGTGCGCCTCGACAAGCAATCGAAACTTCGAAGGTCGACAAGGAAAGGGATCCCGAACGCATCTTGTCTCACCAGCCATGGCAGCCGTGGCGGCAATAGAAGGACATTTTACGGATATTCGGCAGTGGAGTTGA
- a CDS encoding rod shape-determining protein yields the protein MGLFSNFLSLLSNDMAIDLGTASTLVYMKKKGIVLNEPSVVTVETSSNRILAVGEEAKRMIGRTPGNIKAVRPMREGVIADFDMTERMLRYFIHKVHTRHTLVRPRIVIGVPSRITQVEQRAVKESAELAGAREVYLIEEPVAAAIGAGLPITEPSGNMVVDIGGGTTDIAVISLGGIVYSESVRVAGDQVDSSIINYLKKEYSLLIGEHMAERIKMEIGSAHPFPEKKQMAVKGRDLISGIPRTILVNDSEIREALQDLIATIVGAIRLALENTPPELAGDIIDRGIVLTGGGSLLQGLDARLREETALPIVTVDDPLTSVVLGVGKILEELALLRNVASMSSVQR from the coding sequence ATGGGACTCTTCAGTAATTTTCTGAGTTTGTTGTCCAATGACATGGCCATCGACTTGGGCACAGCGTCGACGTTGGTGTACATGAAAAAAAAGGGGATTGTGCTGAATGAGCCTTCTGTCGTCACGGTCGAAACTTCCAGCAATCGGATTTTAGCGGTCGGGGAGGAAGCCAAACGGATGATCGGTCGAACGCCGGGCAACATCAAAGCCGTTCGACCGATGCGCGAAGGCGTGATTGCCGACTTTGATATGACGGAAAGAATGCTTCGATATTTCATCCATAAAGTCCATACGCGTCATACCTTGGTCCGTCCACGAATCGTGATTGGTGTGCCGTCACGGATCACCCAAGTTGAGCAGCGGGCCGTCAAGGAGTCGGCTGAACTGGCCGGGGCTCGTGAAGTCTATTTGATCGAAGAGCCAGTGGCCGCGGCCATTGGCGCAGGACTGCCGATTACTGAACCTTCAGGAAACATGGTTGTCGATATTGGCGGAGGTACGACGGACATTGCCGTTATCTCCTTGGGCGGGATCGTGTATAGCGAGTCGGTTCGCGTCGCGGGTGATCAGGTGGATTCATCGATCATCAATTACCTCAAGAAAGAGTACAGTTTGTTGATCGGCGAACATATGGCGGAGCGTATAAAAATGGAGATCGGTTCTGCTCATCCATTTCCCGAAAAAAAACAAATGGCGGTCAAAGGAAGAGATTTGATTTCTGGAATACCCAGGACCATTCTCGTTAACGATTCCGAAATACGAGAAGCGTTGCAAGATTTGATCGCGACGATCGTTGGGGCCATTCGTCTGGCATTGGAAAATACTCCTCCTGAACTCGCTGGAGATATCATTGATCGTGGCATTGTCCTGACGGGGGGAGGCTCCTTGTTGCAAGGGCTTGATGCGCGACTTCGTGAGGAAACTGCGCTTCCCATCGTGACGGTCGATGACCCACTCACCTCGGTCGTGTTGGGTGTCGGAAAAATTTTGGAGGAGCTTGCTCTGTTGAGGAACGTCGCGTCGATGTCGTCTGTTCAGCGGTAG
- the mreC gene encoding rod shape-determining protein MreC, which produces MGKLGLSGMLGSGVKRVFAVVFVIALIAILLLPRQTQGLLEGISHPVAQFVAIPIQGFASLDMSIRESWNHYIALQGVYEQNLELQQEVDRLNARISQLHEQIIVSEQLASLMNFQEQAGMKTVAARVIGRNATNWYQAIIIDKGLEDGIRNQMGVVTTAGVVGRVVNVNPSTAVVLLLTDPNIAVAGMIQRSRDEGIAQGTAQGAVRMKYVPPLSTVEVGDMVVTSGLTGDYPRGLPIGRVGRLEKGDADLFLAAEIHPMVDFAKLEGVLVVTESGQSANLTVLPTTVTAQQP; this is translated from the coding sequence ATGGGTAAGCTTGGTCTTTCTGGCATGTTGGGCTCTGGGGTCAAGCGAGTCTTTGCGGTTGTCTTCGTCATCGCCCTGATCGCGATCCTCCTTTTGCCCCGTCAAACGCAAGGACTGCTCGAAGGCATTAGCCATCCGGTCGCTCAGTTTGTGGCGATTCCCATTCAGGGTTTCGCGTCATTAGACATGAGCATTCGTGAATCTTGGAATCACTACATTGCCTTACAGGGCGTGTATGAGCAAAATCTTGAGCTTCAACAAGAGGTGGACAGATTGAATGCTCGCATCAGCCAATTGCACGAGCAAATCATCGTGTCTGAGCAATTGGCGAGCTTGATGAATTTCCAGGAACAGGCTGGGATGAAAACCGTGGCGGCGCGAGTGATTGGTCGCAACGCGACCAATTGGTATCAAGCGATTATCATTGATAAAGGGCTTGAAGATGGGATCAGGAATCAAATGGGAGTCGTGACGACGGCTGGAGTCGTCGGCAGGGTCGTGAATGTCAATCCTTCCACGGCGGTCGTCCTCTTGTTGACGGACCCCAATATTGCAGTGGCAGGCATGATTCAGCGGAGTCGTGACGAGGGTATTGCACAAGGCACGGCTCAAGGAGCGGTCAGGATGAAATACGTACCGCCCCTGTCAACGGTCGAGGTCGGTGATATGGTCGTGACATCAGGGCTAACGGGAGATTATCCGAGAGGTCTTCCGATCGGGCGTGTCGGTCGGTTAGAAAAAGGCGATGCCGATCTATTTCTGGCGGCAGAAATTCATCCCATGGTCGATTTCGCAAAACTTGAAGGGGTTTTGGTGGTGACGGAATCCGGACAGTCAGCAAATTTGACCGTTCTTCCAACGACTGTGACGGCGCAACAGCCCTGA
- the mreD gene encoding rod shape-determining protein MreD: MMYLIFYVSLLLLLVPIQVTLLAHVGPWGIRPDLCLVATCLIGFLGGKQKGCISGIGIGFVQDLFSGGAGIVNLFTKGLVGFLSGVIAKTLSNTTAQAIFLPTFLFSCASSLIALFSARPQTDWFLMLHETRTILLPQALFDALLAFGVYWVLSKLDLVDPGVEPTSLR; the protein is encoded by the coding sequence ATGATGTACCTCATTTTTTATGTAAGTCTTCTCTTATTACTCGTGCCGATTCAAGTCACGCTTTTGGCTCATGTCGGTCCTTGGGGAATCAGGCCTGACTTATGTTTGGTCGCGACTTGTTTGATAGGATTTCTAGGTGGAAAGCAAAAAGGCTGCATATCGGGAATCGGTATCGGGTTTGTTCAAGATTTATTCTCTGGAGGAGCAGGGATCGTCAATCTCTTCACGAAAGGCCTTGTTGGCTTTCTGTCTGGAGTCATTGCCAAAACATTATCCAATACGACGGCACAAGCTATTTTTCTCCCGACTTTTCTTTTTTCGTGTGCGAGCAGTCTCATCGCGCTCTTTTCGGCGAGACCTCAGACCGATTGGTTCTTAATGTTGCATGAAACTCGAACCATTCTTCTGCCGCAAGCCCTTTTCGATGCGTTGTTAGCATTTGGGGTTTATTGGGTTTTGAGTAAACTTGACCTTGTCGATCCCGGGGTAGAGCCGACGAGTCTTCGATAG